The following are encoded in a window of Ricinus communis isolate WT05 ecotype wild-type chromosome 4, ASM1957865v1, whole genome shotgun sequence genomic DNA:
- the LOC8265520 gene encoding WPP domain-associated protein produces MESQEILESSTSMDASVSSCNGGMQQYGDYVEESGNLDVDFLNDLDSYWEDIRDRLTVSRMVSDSVIKGIVCAVEQEAAEKIAQKELEIARLKETLHLYHVGIDCNEPMGHLNMFNELKIMKNVLHYTDSDYFLEHERLQDSLHDLIFAAKEQFKKLKKEIEKHKWSEIDKMKGSEINKFKGSGSIRRNGSGSQLWGLSGILEEDMPDKWIDVDRTLDGLRTSLESIYAQTEKGVCLSKSLLSDWQKDREFQAEIEGSVMTNCIRSLQEQFEQRLWDQNSQSCGNESAQCLEKIKELSSLCQELDAISKSLSVPENGQLISHGSLEHRKASSNHVSSASHWEGNGKHDESIIVVPENLDHSQLKHFTKDELFNYFKAEMTKMKRQYELKEHEMTEEYFTLKREYLRERGSSLPVRKDKELDTLKKKIPEVILKLDGILAENEKLPSFSNNGDCLDNLKDRLESLRLENHQLRDSLADKKKEIKCLSSQVSNASDKILERSLAEENLSKMLENLKSALEVSRIQTAISDDLFKFLLKEVVGQMKGFSEELEMEMDIMQGIYKNILKEAAENAEPTSTLKFDDSVIESIIMPGLCEIVLRESFKEAEEKAVTWNLRYINENEARVSFEMAALEKEQALRLNIAEKDKLEQEMLLLRAVIDDKTNLVLEVTGALAQEKEKYELASQKLDNLRVQTMHQKELVSKYDGELQIVKDDLDKALEKIKMDKGEISKLREQLKIVTQKLREAIEEKNVLLSVSQEHQNTLVLVEAREIEYRKQINSTIILVQELSKAVTDFECRTTEDLRVNSLRLEHLSSQLSSLVQDANKLRRTGLMYKQKLEVRCSDLRKAEAEVDLLGDEVDTLLSLLEKIYIALDHYSPILQHYPGIMEVLKLVRRELSGESVKPV; encoded by the exons ATGGAGAGTCAAGAGATTTTGGAGAGTTCAACCAGTATGGATGCTAGTGTCAGTTCATGCAATGGCGGTATGCAGCAGTATGGTGACTATGTTGAGGAGAGCGGGAATCTAGATGTGGACTTCCTTAATGATTTGGATTCTTACTGGGAAGATATTAGGGATCGGCTGACTGTATCAAGAATGGTTAGTGACTCAGTCATCAAGGGTATAGTATGTGCCGTTGAACAAGAGGCAGCGGAAAAGATTGCTCAAAAGGAATTAGAGATAGCTAGGTTAAAAGAGACATTACATCTTTACCATGTGGGTATAGATTGTAATGAACCCATGGGGCATTTAAATATGTTCAATGAACTAAAAATCATGAAAAATGTGCTTCATTACACCGATTCAGATTACTTTTTAGAGCATGAAAGATTACAAGATTCTTTACATGACCTCATATTTGCTGCTAAAGAGCAGTTTAAAAAGctgaagaaagaaattgaaaagcaCAAATGGTCTGAAATTGACAAGATGAAAGGGTCTGAAATTAATAAGTTCAAAGGTTCTGGTTCTATTAGGAGGAATGGTTCTGGTTCTCAGTTGTGGGGATTGAGTGGTATTCTAGAGGAAGACATGCCTGACAAATGGATTGATGTTGATAGGACACTTGATGGTCTTAGAACTTCTCTTGAATCTATTTATGCCCAAACAGAGAAGGGGGTTTGCTTGTCTAAGTCATTGCTCTCTGACTGGCAGAAGGACAGGGAATTTCAAGCAGAAATTGAAGGATCAGTGATGACGAATTGTATTCGGAGTCTACAAGAACAGTTTGAACAGAGACTCTGGGATCAAAATTCTCAATCTTGTGGTAATGAAAGTGCACAATGTcttgaaaagataaaagagcTCTCTAGTTTATGTCAGGAATTAGATGCCATCTCTAAATCATTATCTGTTCCTGAAAATGGACAGTTGATTTCACATGGGTCCTTGGAGCACCGGAAGGCTTCAAGTAACCATGTTTCCTCAGCTTCACACTGGGAGGGAAATGGCAAACATGACGAATCAATAATTGTTGTTCCAGAAAATTTGGATCATTCACAACTAAAGCACTTCACAAAAgatgaattatttaattattttaaagctGAGATGACTAAAATGAAGAGACAATATGAATTAAAGGAGCACGAAATGACAGAAGAGTATTTCACCCTCAAGAGGGAGTACTTGAGGGAAAGGGGGTCTTCTTTGCCAGTGAGGAAGGATAAGGAGCTTGATACACTGAAGAAAAAGATCCCAGAGGTCATTCTGAAGTTGGATGGTATTCTTGCAGAAAATGAGAAACTGCCATCCTTCAGTAACAATGGAGATTGCCTTGATAATTTGAAGGATAGGCTGGAATCTCTTCGTTTGGAAAATCACCAACTAAGAGATTCTCTCGCggataagaaaaaagaaattaaatgcCTTTCCTCGCAAGTTTCTAATGCTTcagataaaatattagaacGCTCTTTGGCTGAGGAAAACTTGTCCAAAATGCTTGAAAATCTTAAAAGCGCTCTGGAAGTTTCAAGGATTCAAACTGCAATCAGTGATGATCTGTTTAAATTCCTTCTCAAGGAGGTCGTTGGACAGATGAAAGGCTTCAGTGAAGAGTTAGAAATGGAGATGGATATCATGCAgggaatatataaaaatatattaaaagaagcCGCTGAAAATGCTGAGCCTACTAGCACGCTAAAGTTTGATGATTCAGTAATAGAATCTATAATCATGCCAGGGTTATGTGAAATTGTTCTTAGAGAATCTTTCAAGGAAGCTGAAGAGAAAGCTGTTACCTGGAACCTGAGATATATCAATGAAAATGAAGCTCGGGTGTCCTTTGAGATGGCGGCACTGGAAAAAGAACAAGCACTGAGATTGAATATTGCAGAGAAAGACAAATTGGAGCAAGAAATGCTTTTACTAAGGGCAGTTATTGATGACAAGACCAATTTGGTGCTGGAAGTAACAGGAGCATTGGCACAAGAGAAGGAGAAATATGAGTTGGCTTCTCAAAAGCTTGACAATTTAAGGGTTCAGACAATGCATCAAAAAGAATTAGTTTCAAAGTATGATGGTGAATTACAGATTGTCAAAGATGATTTGGATAAGGCAttagagaaaattaaaatggaTAAAGGGGAGATTTCCAAGTTGAGAGAGCAGCTGAAGATAGTAACACAAAAATTAAGAGAAGCTATTGAGGAGAAAAATGTGCTTCTTTCTGTATCTCAAGAGCATCAGAATACTTTAGTTTTGGTTGAAGCAAGAGAAATAGAATATAGGAAGCAAATTAATTCAACTATTATTCTTGTCCAAGAATTGTCAAAAGCTGTTACAGATTTTGAATGCAGAACAACCGAAGATCTTAGAGTGAATAGTTTGAG GTTGGAACATTTGAGTTCTCAATTGAGTTCTCTTGTTCAGGATGCTAATAAACTTAGAAGAACAGGGTTGATGTACAAGCAGAAGCTTGAAGTTAGGTGTTCTGATCTTCGAAAGGCTGAAGCTGAG